The genomic region TGGCATCGCTCGTCAAAGTCACGATCGTCGGCAACCTCGGCCGCGACGCGGAAATGCGCTACACGCCGCAGGGCAAGGCCGTGCTCGAATTCAACGTCGCCTGCAACGACCGCTACACGGACAACACCGGCGCGCAGCAGGAACGCACGCAGTGGTTCCGGGTCAGCCTCTGGGGCCGCCAGGCGGAGACGCTGAAGCAGTACCTGCTCAAGGGGAAGCAGGTCCTCGTGGACGGGCGGCTGCGGGCGCGCGAATACGTGGACCGCGAGGGGAAGACCCGCACGAGCCTCGACGTCCACGCCGACAACCTCGTGCTCCTCGGCTCGCGGGCCGGCGGGCCGCAGGAGAGCCAGGGCCCGGTGGACAACGGCGGCCAGGGCGGCGGCTTCAACGGCCCGGACAAGCAGTTCTCGCCGGACGACGACGACATTCCGTTCTGACCTCGTCGAAGGACCGCATCGGGAGCCGGCGTCCGCGCGACGCCGGCTCTCTTCGTGTCCGGGGCGGCCGCGCGGGCGTGGCGCCTGCGCCCGCCGACGGCCGACGGGGCGCTCGTCGGCTCCGCGCCGCGGGTCGCCGCGCGGCGACGAAAAAGGCGCGGCCGGAGCCGCGCCTCGTTCGACGATCCTGTCCGCTTCGGCTACGCGCCGAGCCGGCTCAGCGCCGCCTTGGCCGACGTCGCCGCCGCGCCGTCCTCGCCGCCCGCGTCGAGCGCCTGACGGTAGGCCGCCTTCGCCTCGTCGGCGCGGCCCGCGCCTTCAAGCGCCTGGCCGAGGCCGTAGAGCGCGAGCTCGCGCGGGTAGCCGCCGGGAGCGCCGACCAGCGCGCGCCAAATGTCCGCCGCCTTCGCGGCCTGGCCCGACTGCGCGTAGGCCTGCGCGAGGGCCGCCTTGATCGACGAGCCGAGCGTCGG from bacterium harbors:
- the ssb gene encoding single-stranded DNA-binding protein — encoded protein: MASLVKVTIVGNLGRDAEMRYTPQGKAVLEFNVACNDRYTDNTGAQQERTQWFRVSLWGRQAETLKQYLLKGKQVLVDGRLRAREYVDREGKTRTSLDVHADNLVLLGSRAGGPQESQGPVDNGGQGGGFNGPDKQFSPDDDDIPF